One window of the Halorussus sp. MSC15.2 genome contains the following:
- a CDS encoding plastocyanin/azurin family copper-binding protein: MRRRTFLSAVSAVGVGGLAGCNAPTGGTETELADGTGTTAGGGSEAETTAGGETATEQETQGGATETVQMVTEGSEYYFDPIGLFVESGDTVEWVIESGAHSSTAYAQSLDSADVTRIPEQAEPWNSGILTSAGASFSYTFEVTGTYDYFCIPHKALGMIARIVCGEPGDVEGDPPDGDVPAEQAIVEQGAISYSEFSG, from the coding sequence ATGAGACGGCGAACGTTCTTGAGCGCGGTGAGCGCCGTCGGGGTGGGCGGACTCGCGGGTTGTAACGCTCCGACGGGCGGTACCGAGACCGAGTTGGCAGACGGAACGGGGACGACTGCCGGTGGTGGTTCGGAGGCAGAGACGACTGCGGGAGGCGAAACCGCGACCGAACAGGAGACGCAGGGCGGCGCGACCGAGACGGTCCAGATGGTCACCGAGGGGAGCGAGTACTACTTCGACCCCATCGGACTGTTCGTGGAGTCCGGTGACACCGTAGAGTGGGTCATCGAGTCGGGCGCACACTCCTCGACCGCCTATGCCCAGAGCCTCGACTCCGCCGACGTCACTCGGATTCCCGAACAGGCCGAACCGTGGAACAGCGGTATTCTGACCTCCGCGGGCGCGTCGTTCAGTTACACCTTCGAGGTCACGGGGACGTACGACTACTTCTGCATCCCGCACAAGGCGCTCGGCATGATAGCGCGAATCGTCTGCGGTGAACCCGGCGACGTGGAGGGCGACCCGCCGGACGGCGACGTGCCCGCCGAGCAGGCCATCGTCGAACAGGGAGCTATCTCCTACAGCGAGTTTTCGGGGTGA
- a CDS encoding MoxR family ATPase, with amino-acid sequence MDQSTATQRCERVLDAVSAAVIADEEFLETVLTGILARGHVLLEDVPGTGKTLTARSFADALGLSFSRIQFTPDLLPADITGSNVYNEGIGEFEFSPGPVFANVVLADEINRAPPKTQAALLEAMGEGQVTVDGTTHDLPTPFFVLATQNPVEQEGTFGLPEAQRDRFIVKTAMGYPDFDGERELVDRRADRTAKAPSVESVVQGREVAAIQRVLESVRVDPKLRDYVVALGRATRADDRVDVGVSPRGIQRLFEAARARAVISGREYVVPDDVKRVVEPTFAHRLVLTDEATVRGADRSGVVADVLDRVDVPAVKSSSTSA; translated from the coding sequence ATGGACCAATCCACGGCGACCCAGCGGTGTGAGCGCGTCCTCGACGCGGTCAGCGCCGCCGTCATCGCCGACGAGGAGTTTCTCGAAACCGTCCTCACCGGTATCTTGGCTCGCGGGCACGTCCTGCTCGAAGACGTGCCCGGCACCGGCAAGACCCTGACCGCGCGGAGTTTCGCCGACGCGCTCGGCCTCTCGTTCTCGCGCATCCAATTCACTCCCGACCTGCTCCCCGCCGACATCACGGGGTCGAACGTCTACAACGAGGGAATCGGCGAGTTCGAGTTCTCGCCCGGCCCGGTGTTCGCCAACGTCGTGCTGGCCGACGAGATAAACCGCGCCCCGCCGAAGACGCAGGCCGCCCTACTCGAAGCCATGGGCGAGGGGCAGGTCACGGTGGACGGGACGACCCACGACCTCCCCACGCCGTTCTTCGTCCTCGCCACCCAGAACCCAGTCGAGCAGGAGGGCACCTTCGGCCTCCCCGAGGCCCAGCGCGACCGCTTCATCGTCAAGACCGCGATGGGCTACCCCGACTTCGACGGCGAGCGCGAACTCGTGGACCGACGCGCCGACCGGACCGCCAAGGCCCCGAGCGTCGAATCGGTCGTGCAGGGCCGGGAGGTCGCGGCCATCCAGCGCGTCCTCGAATCGGTCCGGGTGGACCCCAAGTTGCGCGACTACGTGGTCGCGCTCGGCCGGGCGACCAGAGCGGACGACCGCGTCGACGTCGGCGTCTCGCCGCGGGGCATCCAGCGCCTGTTCGAGGCCGCCCGCGCCCGGGCCGTCATCTCGGGCCGCGAGTACGTGGTCCCGGACGACGTGAAGCGCGTCGTCGAACCGACGTTCGCTCACCGACTCGTGCTGACCGACGAGGCGACGGTCCGGGGTGCCGACCGGAGCGGCGTCGTCGCGGACGTGCTGGACCGGGTGGACGTGCCCGCCGTGAAGTCGTCCTCCACGTCGGCGTAG
- a CDS encoding Htur_1727 family rSAM-partnered candidate RiPP → MVEKARRAKVEESRPDADPAWEILARDDADDPPRYVGTVRAADAETAHEEATRLFCWYAHEVWVCPTGEIRKFSADAAADAAEESDLAVPESGTEGRTHEL, encoded by the coding sequence ATGGTCGAGAAGGCGAGACGCGCGAAGGTCGAAGAGTCGCGGCCGGACGCCGACCCCGCGTGGGAGATTCTGGCCCGTGACGACGCGGACGACCCACCCCGGTACGTCGGCACCGTCCGCGCCGCGGACGCCGAGACCGCCCACGAGGAGGCGACGCGACTGTTCTGCTGGTACGCCCACGAGGTGTGGGTGTGCCCGACCGGAGAGATTCGGAAGTTCTCCGCGGACGCCGCGGCCGACGCAGCGGAGGAGTCGGACTTGGCGGTTCCGGAGTCGGGGACCGAAGGCCGAACGCACGAACTGTAG
- a CDS encoding M48 family metallopeptidase, which produces MRRVGIRALMVFVGVALLAVYASAAYLGYRLLAAVWLARSDLLEVVLWTTGLALLLSYLSYRFGTIRLLSQVEATDVPRSRAPAVHDRLDRLAERMDAGRPRLLVGRIGAPNAMALAGVRGGAVVLDRSLFHLLTADEIEGLLAHELAHLESRDSLVQTLGYSAGQSLVWVVVALALPVVLVGTGLRRAFDWIRGRPPSDPLAPVAALRRRVARVVMVGFVALTLVLLAHSRRREFAADERAAEVTGDPLSLARALRKIQRATKPRWEMASPLYVSGDEEGALTRLLSTHPEMDDRIDRLVERADRERGAVSIEVR; this is translated from the coding sequence ATGCGCCGAGTCGGTATCCGCGCCCTGATGGTCTTCGTCGGCGTCGCCCTGCTCGCCGTCTACGCGAGCGCCGCGTACCTCGGCTACCGACTGCTGGCCGCGGTCTGGTTAGCGCGTTCTGACCTGCTGGAGGTGGTCCTCTGGACCACCGGACTCGCGCTCCTCCTGAGTTACCTCAGTTATCGGTTCGGGACGATTCGACTCCTCTCGCAGGTCGAAGCGACCGACGTTCCGAGGAGTCGGGCACCGGCGGTCCACGACAGACTCGACAGACTCGCCGAGCGGATGGACGCGGGCCGACCCCGCCTGCTGGTCGGTCGCATCGGCGCGCCCAACGCGATGGCCCTCGCCGGGGTCCGGGGCGGCGCGGTCGTCCTCGACCGCTCGCTGTTCCACCTGCTGACCGCCGACGAAATCGAGGGATTGCTGGCCCACGAACTCGCACACCTCGAGAGTCGCGACAGCCTCGTCCAGACGCTCGGCTACAGCGCCGGGCAGTCGCTCGTCTGGGTCGTCGTCGCGCTCGCGCTCCCCGTCGTCCTCGTCGGGACCGGCCTGCGCCGCGCGTTCGACTGGATTCGGGGACGGCCGCCGTCCGACCCGCTCGCGCCGGTCGCGGCGCTCCGCCGCCGGGTCGCGCGGGTCGTAATGGTGGGGTTCGTCGCGCTCACGCTCGTGCTGCTCGCGCACTCGCGCAGACGCGAGTTCGCGGCCGACGAACGGGCGGCCGAGGTCACCGGCGACCCGCTCTCGCTCGCTCGCGCGCTCCGGAAGATTCAGCGGGCGACGAAGCCTCGCTGGGAGATGGCGTCGCCGCTCTACGTCAGCGGCGACGAGGAGGGCGCGCTGACGCGCCTGCTCTCGACCCACCCGGAGATGGACGACCGAATCGACCGACTGGTCGAACGCGCCGACCGCGAGCGCGGTGCCGTCTCCATCGAAGTTCGGTAA
- a CDS encoding transglutaminaseTgpA domain-containing protein → MPDKPSPLLPDDEQSRDRLRAALALACALAVVLAGLVVPGVSGAGLGQTPLGSAVPQPGVNPYGQSGSGGLASGGGLGALNPSDSTSVGGSLASNQSAFRSQNAETHFTVRSSVPSYWRTGAYDTYTGSGWERSGERQPYTGPMRGEGIRGREVQYRVTLRQSATALPSVWRANSVSGTSSDSLYVTDQRSFVAEDPISAGTTYSGVSHLPARDPAVLKTAGRDYPAEIERRYTALPEDTDRRLGKFTSRLTADADTPYETAARIESWLESNKTYSLNVSQPTGEDVASQFVFDMEKGYCEYFATSMTAMLRSQDIPARYVVGYSTGQSIGSNAYKVRAMNAHAWVEAYFPDVGWVRFDPTPGSARLQSEQEAFRNQTDSQARDYSPTESGSPGERFSPNESADATGRDGGSGTSTATPPESGTPTTAGSGGDGESRTATDSGSETATAGPGETTERTYETTRDPSETTTSDSSDTARSSRGYRVELNRTAVPGATVEVTVRKNVSVVTGVPVWFNGERVGITDESGTVAAQVPYAEQLRVSVGNTSGDAAAAVASPPANFDAPMSLDGGPDALVPDEFSPDALSPGNESDGNGTEYALATNATLTVSGDVATDNEVVVTATVRDVPVRNATVTLDGESVGTTDRNGRVRVRLPDSPGNVTLGVSRGSVSGERTLSIPRLELSVDPTLPFALPGTPVEVTATYGGDPISNASVRVGDTARATDINGSATLSLPFRGSAAVVVSARGQTRRTTVSDLYRNLAGVLGGVVLVLGGLGNGAARRGLTPRRLGALLLAALRAIPGLVVAALFGAADRLSRAVETALDALRELRAGETTVGELLARLRAWLRERATAAGEAVSLGALAGESAAKAGESPSDERDPDSYRTLREAWETFVRTVSVRRPAVSTPAELADHAVGEDGLPPGPVVTLRDAFRDVEYGARSPDDRLPQVEQAIEAIERAARPDTDTPDAANASESPDATEAADTADSPDSPGAPDAAGGDD, encoded by the coding sequence ATGCCCGACAAGCCGTCACCGCTGTTGCCGGACGACGAACAGTCGCGCGACCGACTCCGCGCCGCGCTGGCGCTCGCGTGCGCGCTCGCCGTGGTCCTCGCGGGTCTCGTCGTCCCCGGCGTCTCGGGGGCCGGACTCGGCCAGACGCCGCTCGGGTCCGCGGTCCCCCAACCGGGCGTCAACCCGTACGGTCAGTCCGGTAGCGGCGGCCTCGCAAGCGGCGGCGGTCTCGGGGCGCTCAACCCCAGCGACAGCACCTCCGTCGGCGGGTCGCTGGCCAGCAATCAGAGCGCCTTCCGGTCGCAGAACGCCGAGACCCACTTCACGGTCCGGAGTTCGGTCCCGTCGTACTGGCGGACCGGCGCGTACGACACCTACACCGGGTCGGGGTGGGAGCGGTCGGGCGAGAGGCAACCGTACACCGGCCCGATGAGAGGTGAGGGGATTCGAGGCCGAGAGGTCCAGTACCGCGTCACCCTGCGGCAGTCGGCCACCGCACTGCCGAGCGTCTGGCGAGCGAACTCAGTGTCCGGGACCAGTTCGGACTCCCTCTACGTCACCGACCAGCGTTCGTTCGTCGCCGAGGACCCGATTTCTGCGGGGACGACCTACTCCGGCGTCAGCCACCTCCCGGCGCGCGACCCCGCGGTGCTGAAGACGGCGGGCCGGGACTACCCCGCCGAAATCGAGCGCCGGTACACCGCGCTCCCCGAGGACACCGACCGTCGGTTGGGGAAGTTCACCTCCCGCCTGACCGCCGACGCCGACACCCCCTACGAGACGGCCGCGCGAATCGAGTCGTGGCTGGAGTCGAACAAGACCTACTCGCTGAACGTCTCCCAACCCACCGGCGAGGACGTCGCCTCCCAGTTCGTCTTCGACATGGAGAAGGGCTACTGCGAGTACTTCGCCACGTCGATGACCGCGATGCTGCGGTCTCAGGACATCCCCGCCCGGTACGTCGTGGGCTACTCCACCGGCCAGTCGATTGGGTCGAACGCCTACAAGGTTCGGGCGATGAACGCCCACGCGTGGGTCGAGGCCTACTTCCCGGACGTCGGGTGGGTCCGGTTCGACCCGACGCCGGGAAGCGCTCGGTTGCAATCCGAACAGGAGGCGTTCCGCAACCAGACGGATTCGCAGGCCCGCGACTACTCGCCCACCGAGTCGGGTAGTCCCGGCGAGCGGTTCTCGCCGAACGAGTCGGCCGACGCGACCGGCCGAGACGGCGGCAGTGGCACCTCCACCGCGACGCCGCCGGAGTCGGGGACGCCTACGACCGCCGGAAGCGGCGGTGACGGGGAGTCGAGAACCGCGACCGACTCCGGGTCAGAGACGGCCACTGCGGGGCCGGGTGAGACGACCGAACGGACTTACGAGACCACCCGCGACCCCTCCGAGACGACCACGAGCGATTCCTCGGATACCGCCCGGTCGAGCCGTGGGTACCGCGTCGAACTCAACCGAACGGCGGTGCCCGGCGCGACCGTCGAAGTCACGGTCCGGAAGAACGTGAGCGTCGTCACCGGCGTCCCCGTCTGGTTCAACGGTGAGCGCGTCGGTATCACCGACGAGTCGGGGACCGTGGCCGCGCAGGTCCCCTACGCCGAGCAACTCCGGGTATCCGTCGGAAACACGTCCGGCGACGCCGCCGCGGCGGTGGCCTCGCCCCCGGCGAACTTCGACGCCCCGATGTCGCTGGACGGGGGACCCGACGCGCTCGTCCCCGACGAGTTCTCGCCCGACGCGCTCTCGCCCGGTAACGAGAGCGACGGCAACGGGACCGAGTACGCGCTGGCGACCAACGCCACGCTCACGGTCTCGGGCGACGTGGCCACCGACAACGAGGTCGTCGTGACCGCGACGGTCCGCGACGTGCCGGTTCGGAACGCGACCGTCACGCTCGACGGGGAGTCGGTCGGCACCACCGACCGGAACGGTCGCGTTCGCGTCCGACTTCCGGACTCGCCCGGCAACGTCACCCTCGGCGTCTCTCGCGGGTCGGTCTCCGGCGAGCGGACCCTCTCGATTCCGCGACTCGAACTCTCTGTGGACCCGACGCTCCCGTTCGCGCTCCCCGGAACTCCCGTCGAGGTCACGGCGACCTACGGCGGCGACCCCATCTCGAACGCCAGCGTCCGGGTCGGCGATACCGCCCGCGCCACCGACATCAACGGGTCGGCCACCCTCTCGCTCCCCTTCCGCGGAAGCGCCGCAGTGGTCGTCTCGGCCCGCGGGCAGACCCGCCGGACGACCGTCTCGGACCTCTACCGCAACCTCGCGGGCGTCCTCGGCGGGGTCGTGCTCGTCCTCGGCGGTCTGGGCAACGGGGCCGCCCGCCGAGGCCTGACCCCCCGGCGACTCGGCGCGCTCCTGCTCGCGGCGCTTCGAGCCATTCCCGGTCTCGTCGTCGCGGCGCTGTTCGGGGCGGCCGACCGCCTCTCGCGGGCGGTCGAGACGGCCCTCGACGCGCTCCGGGAACTTCGGGCGGGCGAGACCACGGTCGGGGAACTCCTCGCGCGCCTCCGGGCGTGGCTCCGCGAGCGCGCGACGGCGGCCGGTGAGGCGGTCTCGCTCGGCGCGCTCGCCGGTGAATCGGCGGCGAAAGCGGGTGAATCGCCGTCGGACGAACGCGACCCCGACTCCTACCGGACCCTCCGCGAGGCGTGGGAGACGTTCGTTCGGACCGTCTCGGTCCGGCGGCCCGCGGTCTCGACGCCCGCCGAACTCGCCGACCACGCGGTCGGCGAGGACGGCCTGCCGCCCGGTCCAGTCGTCACGCTCCGGGACGCCTTCCGGGACGTGGAGTACGGCGCGCGCTCGCCCGACGACCGACTTCCACAGGTCGAACAGGCCATCGAGGCCATCGAGCGCGCGGCCCGTCCGGATACCGATACGCCCGACGCCGCGAACGCGTCTGAATCGCCGGACGCCACCGAGGCGGCCGACACTGCCGACTCGCCGGACTCGCCCGGAGCACCCGACGCCGCGGGAGGTGACGACTGA
- a CDS encoding homing endonuclease associated repeat-containing protein, which yields MSQQVSPEALRSALQSLAARLGKTPTVVDMHEEGEFSPERYQEVFGGWNEALEDAGLDPEEMGSKRIPDRELLAELQRLYTELGTPPTQRDMTERGEYSNRTYQLRFGSWSNALQEAMLDTNDGISESELLREIERLADELGRAPKAAEMDDHGEYAPVTYHRRFGSWRQALTEADLDGDRRYVSEDDLLAALRELADELGEPPTTEDVREHGSYSLRTYYDRFDSFSAARERAFDDFEE from the coding sequence ATGAGCCAGCAAGTCTCTCCCGAGGCACTTCGGTCGGCGCTCCAGTCGCTGGCCGCGCGTCTCGGGAAGACCCCCACCGTCGTCGATATGCACGAGGAGGGTGAGTTCTCGCCGGAGCGGTATCAGGAGGTCTTCGGGGGATGGAACGAGGCCTTGGAGGACGCCGGACTCGACCCCGAGGAGATGGGGAGCAAGCGCATCCCCGACCGAGAACTGCTGGCCGAACTCCAGCGACTCTACACCGAACTGGGGACGCCGCCGACCCAGCGCGACATGACCGAGCGGGGGGAGTACTCCAACCGGACCTACCAACTCCGATTCGGCAGTTGGTCGAACGCGCTACAGGAGGCGATGCTCGACACCAACGACGGTATCTCGGAGTCCGAACTCCTCCGAGAGATAGAACGCCTCGCCGACGAACTCGGCCGCGCGCCCAAGGCCGCGGAGATGGACGACCACGGCGAGTACGCCCCCGTGACCTACCACCGGCGCTTCGGGTCGTGGCGACAGGCGCTCACGGAGGCCGACCTCGACGGCGACCGACGGTACGTCTCGGAAGACGACCTGCTCGCGGCCCTCCGCGAACTCGCCGACGAACTCGGCGAACCGCCGACGACCGAAGACGTGCGCGAACACGGGTCGTACTCGCTACGGACCTACTACGACCGCTTCGACTCTTTCTCCGCCGCGCGCGAACGGGCGTTCGACGACTTCGAGGAGTGA
- a CDS encoding prolyl oligopeptidase family serine peptidase, translating into MTDDFLKELASLPTFAHPTASPDGDRVALYYDETGRNELHVLDAETGDWATWSDGDVPRNARWWVRWAADGERVFYHKDEDGNEQNDVHAIDADGETEAVVEMAGQSVLNDVGADGETLLVGSAADGQMNLYVHDLPSGETRKITEYDRAVGEGLLSPDCDRVAYATNESDDYRNQDVYVSDVDGSDPRNLRIGAEGAEAHPVDWGPEGDRLLVADTTEDLSRAGVYDLRTDEVTWYGDGSYQEQPVQFLPDGSRFLATRTRDASDVALVYDTDTGSVRNLDLPEGVASYPDEGSAALDDDRVLVVHTTPTTRPELLLYDLSTDEYETLVEAEYGSIDPETFADAEFFTFASNGVADAPAEAVELEPSTELDIEALLYDSGERPSPLIVAPHGGPPVQDKRKFGLYTQFLVSRGYSVLRVNYRGSAGRGREFREELYDDWGGAEQADVARAVEHVLDTRDWIDDDTVAVFGGSYGGYSAYWQMVQYPSLYDAGVAWIGLTDLEDMYENTMPHFRTELMEKYLGTPEENPGLYEERSPVTHAENLAAPLLLLHGVNDRRVPVSQARIFRDALDDLGYEGGEDGDYEYVELGEEGHGSSDIQQKIRAFEILDDFLGRRLGDS; encoded by the coding sequence ATGACCGACGACTTCCTGAAGGAGCTAGCGAGTCTCCCGACGTTCGCTCACCCCACCGCGTCCCCGGACGGCGACCGGGTCGCCCTGTACTACGACGAGACCGGCCGGAACGAACTCCACGTCCTCGACGCCGAGACCGGCGACTGGGCGACGTGGAGCGACGGCGATGTTCCGCGCAACGCCCGCTGGTGGGTCCGCTGGGCCGCGGACGGCGAGCGCGTGTTCTACCACAAGGACGAGGACGGGAACGAGCAGAACGACGTCCACGCCATCGACGCCGACGGCGAAACCGAGGCCGTGGTCGAGATGGCCGGACAGAGCGTCCTCAACGACGTGGGCGCGGACGGGGAGACGCTACTGGTCGGGTCGGCGGCCGACGGGCAGATGAACCTCTACGTCCACGACCTGCCGAGCGGCGAGACGAGGAAGATAACGGAGTACGACCGGGCCGTCGGGGAAGGACTGCTCTCGCCGGACTGCGACCGGGTCGCCTACGCCACCAACGAGTCGGACGACTACCGGAATCAGGACGTCTACGTCTCGGACGTCGATGGCTCGGACCCCCGAAACCTCCGCATCGGCGCGGAGGGCGCGGAGGCCCATCCCGTTGACTGGGGTCCCGAGGGCGACCGCCTGCTGGTCGCCGACACGACCGAAGACCTGTCGAGAGCGGGCGTGTACGACCTCCGCACCGACGAGGTGACGTGGTACGGCGACGGGAGCTATCAGGAGCAACCGGTTCAGTTCCTCCCCGACGGGAGTCGCTTCCTCGCGACCCGCACGCGAGACGCCTCAGACGTCGCGCTGGTCTACGACACCGACACCGGAAGCGTCCGGAACCTCGACCTCCCCGAGGGCGTCGCTTCGTACCCGGACGAAGGGTCGGCCGCCCTCGACGACGACCGCGTACTCGTCGTCCACACCACGCCGACGACTCGACCCGAACTACTGCTGTACGACCTCTCGACCGACGAGTACGAGACGCTGGTCGAGGCCGAATACGGCAGTATCGACCCCGAGACGTTCGCCGACGCTGAGTTCTTCACGTTCGCGTCGAACGGCGTCGCCGACGCGCCCGCCGAGGCGGTCGAACTGGAGCCATCGACGGAACTCGACATCGAGGCGCTGCTGTACGACTCCGGCGAGCGACCGTCACCGCTCATCGTCGCCCCGCACGGGGGACCGCCAGTTCAGGACAAGCGGAAGTTCGGCCTGTACACGCAGTTTCTGGTCTCGCGGGGTTACAGCGTCCTGCGGGTCAACTACCGCGGGTCGGCGGGACGGGGCCGCGAGTTCCGCGAGGAACTGTACGACGACTGGGGCGGGGCCGAACAGGCCGACGTGGCGCGGGCGGTCGAACACGTCCTCGACACGCGCGACTGGATAGACGACGACACCGTCGCCGTGTTCGGCGGGTCGTACGGCGGCTACTCCGCCTACTGGCAGATGGTCCAGTACCCGTCGCTGTACGACGCGGGGGTCGCGTGGATAGGCCTGACCGACCTCGAAGACATGTACGAGAACACGATGCCCCACTTCCGGACGGAACTGATGGAGAAGTATCTGGGCACTCCCGAGGAGAACCCCGGTCTCTACGAAGAGCGGAGTCCCGTCACGCACGCCGAGAATCTGGCGGCACCGCTGTTACTCCTCCACGGAGTCAACGACCGGCGCGTCCCGGTCTCGCAGGCCAGAATATTCCGGGACGCCCTCGACGACCTCGGCTACGAGGGAGGCGAGGACGGCGACTACGAGTACGTGGAACTCGGCGAGGAGGGTCACGGCTCGTCCGACATCCAGCAGAAGATTCGCGCGTTCGAGATTCTAGACGACTTCCTCGGACGGCGTCTCGGGGACTCCTGA
- a CDS encoding type IV pilin, with product MNLKALFEDDGAVSPVIGVILMVAITVILAAVIGTFVLGLGDRVSEAQPNAQFSFEYSQAEGHNWVNVTHDGGEGVEGDQLKMDVGGDEVWTPSYTTTGREVDEWSGNKITAGSALKVYDDSNIGDGQTVKIIWSASGSDKTAVIGESEVSY from the coding sequence ATGAACCTCAAAGCACTCTTCGAAGACGACGGCGCAGTGTCGCCGGTCATCGGCGTCATCCTGATGGTGGCGATTACGGTGATTCTCGCGGCCGTGATTGGAACATTCGTTCTCGGTCTCGGTGACCGAGTGAGCGAAGCACAGCCTAACGCTCAATTTTCCTTCGAGTACAGCCAAGCTGAAGGGCATAACTGGGTCAACGTCACCCACGATGGTGGCGAAGGTGTCGAAGGAGACCAGTTGAAGATGGACGTCGGCGGTGATGAAGTCTGGACTCCCAGCTACACGACTACGGGTCGGGAAGTGGACGAGTGGTCTGGAAACAAGATAACTGCGGGTTCGGCCCTCAAGGTGTACGACGACAGTAACATTGGTGACGGGCAAACGGTCAAAATAATCTGGTCTGCCTCCGGCAGTGACAAGACCGCCGTTATCGGTGAATCCGAGGTCTCGTACTAA
- a CDS encoding DUF58 domain-containing protein: protein MNRERVTRFRGALAGTLLLTTLGLLYARPRLFAAAVVPLAYVAFGALSSLSGATEPRIERTFDPESPPPGAEVEVTLHVENAGDSALADVRVVDGVPDELAVVSGSPRAAVALRPGEAATLSYSVVAKRGNHEFGDPAVRVRTASATDRATTEIPVDGETTLSCSRSVSDPEFGRASPRRVGTHTTDSGGEGLEFHSVREYRPGDPMSRVDWRRLAKSGDLTTVQFREERASRTVVVVDARPVARTTPSAGYPNGAALCNYAGERLYDALTAANVATSVTAVGLDDGDLPGGLPADDLPWAASDEHGASARLVFEAAGRAADRDAPGDVPTDGTGSGGETGTGERSSLGTRSPETATADGGGPEDATIRRLLARLPADAQVVLVSPVLDDWPESLARSLAARGHELAVLSPDVTGGGSPDGESLDGASDVGSSGRAVAGTRRAIRLWDLRMAGATTIDWDVDDPLGIALERSLQTLLRP, encoded by the coding sequence GTGAACCGCGAGCGAGTGACGCGCTTCCGCGGCGCGCTCGCCGGGACGCTCCTTCTGACCACGCTGGGGCTGCTGTACGCCCGACCGCGGCTGTTCGCGGCGGCGGTCGTCCCGCTGGCGTACGTGGCCTTCGGCGCGCTCTCGTCGCTGTCCGGAGCGACCGAACCCCGAATCGAGCGCACCTTCGACCCCGAGAGTCCGCCGCCGGGTGCCGAGGTAGAGGTCACCCTGCACGTCGAGAACGCTGGCGACTCGGCGCTCGCCGACGTGCGGGTTGTGGACGGCGTTCCCGACGAGTTGGCGGTCGTCTCGGGGTCGCCCCGGGCCGCGGTCGCGCTCCGACCGGGCGAGGCGGCGACCCTCTCGTACTCGGTCGTCGCCAAGCGTGGCAACCACGAGTTCGGCGACCCGGCGGTCCGGGTCCGGACCGCCAGTGCCACCGACCGCGCGACCACCGAGATTCCGGTCGATGGCGAGACCACCCTCTCGTGCTCGCGGTCGGTCTCGGACCCGGAGTTCGGTCGGGCCTCGCCTCGCCGGGTCGGGACCCACACGACCGACTCGGGCGGCGAGGGCTTGGAGTTCCACTCCGTCCGGGAGTACCGGCCGGGCGACCCGATGAGCCGCGTCGATTGGCGGCGGTTGGCCAAGTCCGGCGACCTCACCACCGTCCAGTTCCGCGAGGAGCGGGCGTCCCGGACCGTCGTCGTGGTTGACGCCCGGCCCGTCGCCCGGACGACGCCGAGCGCGGGCTACCCCAACGGCGCAGCGCTCTGCAACTACGCGGGGGAGCGACTCTACGACGCGCTCACCGCTGCCAACGTCGCCACCAGCGTCACCGCCGTGGGTCTCGACGACGGGGACCTGCCGGGCGGTCTCCCGGCCGACGACCTGCCGTGGGCGGCCTCCGACGAGCACGGGGCGAGCGCTCGACTCGTCTTCGAGGCGGCGGGCCGCGCGGCCGACCGCGACGCGCCGGGCGACGTTCCGACCGACGGAACCGGGTCCGGCGGCGAGACGGGAACCGGGGAGCGGTCTTCGCTCGGGACCCGCTCCCCGGAGACCGCGACTGCCGACGGCGGGGGTCCCGAAGACGCCACGATTCGGCGACTGCTCGCCCGACTCCCCGCCGACGCGCAGGTCGTGCTGGTCTCGCCCGTGCTCGACGACTGGCCGGAGTCGCTGGCCCGGTCGCTCGCGGCGCGGGGTCACGAACTCGCGGTGCTGAGTCCCGACGTGACCGGCGGCGGGTCGCCCGACGGAGAGTCGCTCGACGGCGCGTCCGACGTCGGTTCGTCGGGCCGAGCGGTCGCCGGAACTCGGCGCGCGATTCGGCTCTGGGACCTCCGGATGGCCGGTGCGACGACTATCGACTGGGACGTGGACGACCCGCTGGGCATCGCGCTGGAACGCTCGCTGCAGACACTGCTCCGACCATGA